Proteins encoded together in one Trueperaceae bacterium window:
- a CDS encoding acetyl-CoA carboxylase carboxyltransferase subunit alpha — translation MALEFERPILDLEGKIRDMRSYAEETDIDLGEEIALLEARLERLKQTTFEGLTRWQRVQVARAPGRPTAFDYLEHAFEGFEELHGDRALGDDPALVTGLAQLDGRSVVVVAQQKGRDTKENIHRNFGMSHPSGYRKAMRMFDLADKFHLPVVTLIDTPGAYPGIAAEEQGQAWVIAASIRRMSRLRVPALSVVIGEGGSGGALAIGVANRVAILENATYSVISPESCAAILWRDAAEAPKAAEALRLTARDLREVGVVDRVVPEPPGGAHRAPGQAIREVARVLREEVAALRDGDPARWAAQRRERFRTLGRVADVPALGA, via the coding sequence GTGGCGCTTGAGTTCGAACGCCCGATCCTCGATCTCGAGGGCAAGATCCGCGACATGCGCAGCTACGCCGAGGAGACCGACATCGACCTCGGTGAGGAGATCGCGCTGCTCGAAGCGCGCCTCGAGCGACTCAAGCAGACGACGTTCGAGGGCCTCACGCGCTGGCAGCGCGTCCAGGTGGCCCGCGCGCCCGGCCGACCGACCGCCTTCGACTACCTCGAGCACGCCTTCGAGGGGTTCGAGGAACTGCACGGGGACCGGGCGCTGGGCGACGACCCCGCGCTCGTGACCGGCCTCGCGCAGCTCGACGGGCGAAGCGTCGTCGTCGTCGCGCAGCAGAAGGGGCGCGACACGAAGGAGAACATCCACCGGAACTTCGGCATGAGCCACCCGAGCGGGTACCGCAAGGCGATGCGGATGTTCGACCTGGCGGACAAGTTCCACCTGCCCGTCGTCACGCTCATCGACACACCCGGCGCCTACCCCGGCATCGCCGCCGAGGAGCAGGGCCAAGCGTGGGTGATCGCCGCCTCCATCCGCCGCATGAGCCGCCTGCGGGTCCCCGCGTTGTCGGTCGTCATCGGCGAGGGGGGGTCGGGGGGTGCGTTGGCGATCGGCGTCGCGAACCGCGTCGCGATCCTCGAGAACGCCACCTACAGCGTCATCAGTCCCGAATCGTGCGCCGCGATCCTGTGGCGGGACGCGGCGGAGGCCCCCAAAGCCGCCGAAGCGCTCCGCCTCACCGCCCGCGACCTTCGCGAGGTCGGGGTGGTCGACCGCGTCGTGCCGGAGCCGCCCGGCGGCGCGCACCGCGCGCCGGGCCAGGCGATCCGCGAGGTCGCCCGCGTCCTGCGCGAGGAGGTCGCGGCGCTCCGCGACGGCGACCCCGCCCGTTGGGCGGCGCAACGCCGCGAACGGTTCCGGACGTTGGGGCGCGTCGCGGACGTCCCCGCCCT
- the accD gene encoding acetyl-CoA carboxylase, carboxyltransferase subunit beta: protein MALERWFRRNKPTRSDDDATPAGLWLKCDGCGAQIYRKDLVANLSTCPECGHHYRVSVEDRIAMLADDGSFEPWSGDLAPTDPLAFVDTEPYPERMERVQRKQGRPDAIQTGAATMGGTPVALVVMDFFFAGGSMGSVVGEEIARAAERAAAEARPLVAVTASGGARMQEGALSLMQMAKTTVALEALVEAGLPYLVVLSDPTTGGVTASFATLGDAIFAEPGALICFAGPRVIQQTIKQELPDGFQRAEFLLARGMIDDVVPRAELKGRLVRTLQLLQDRPLDLGEDGAPADAASSDAGLGEADPDAARDAGDAGDAGDARDAAEPSVPEEGAARGA from the coding sequence AGCGACGACGACGCCACCCCCGCCGGCTTGTGGCTGAAGTGCGACGGGTGCGGCGCGCAGATCTACCGCAAGGACCTCGTCGCGAACCTCTCGACCTGCCCCGAGTGCGGGCATCACTACCGCGTGAGCGTCGAGGACCGCATCGCGATGCTGGCCGACGACGGCAGCTTCGAACCGTGGTCGGGCGACCTGGCGCCGACCGACCCCCTCGCGTTCGTCGACACCGAGCCGTACCCCGAGCGCATGGAGCGCGTGCAACGCAAGCAGGGTCGCCCCGACGCCATCCAGACCGGCGCCGCGACGATGGGGGGGACGCCCGTCGCCCTCGTCGTGATGGACTTCTTCTTCGCCGGCGGGTCGATGGGCTCCGTCGTCGGGGAGGAGATCGCCCGCGCCGCGGAGCGCGCCGCGGCGGAAGCCCGGCCGCTGGTCGCCGTCACGGCGTCCGGCGGGGCCCGCATGCAGGAGGGGGCGCTGTCGTTGATGCAGATGGCGAAGACGACCGTCGCCCTCGAGGCGCTCGTCGAGGCGGGCCTGCCGTACCTCGTCGTGTTGAGCGACCCGACGACCGGCGGGGTGACCGCCTCCTTCGCGACGCTCGGGGACGCGATCTTCGCGGAACCCGGGGCGCTGATCTGCTTCGCCGGGCCGCGCGTCATTCAGCAGACCATCAAGCAGGAGCTGCCCGACGGCTTCCAGCGCGCGGAGTTCCTGCTCGCGCGCGGGATGATCGACGACGTCGTGCCCCGCGCGGAGCTCAAGGGTCGCCTGGTGCGGACCCTGCAGCTTCTGCAGGACCGCCCGCTCGATCTCGGCGAGGACGGCGCGCCCGCCGACGCGGCGTCGTCCGACGCCGGGCTTGGCGAAGCGGACCCCGACGCCGCCCGCGACGCCGGGGATGCCGGTGACGCCGGGGACGCCCGCGACGCCGCCGAACCGAGCGTTCCGGAGGAGGGGGCCGCCCGTGGCGCTTGA